Proteins from a genomic interval of Gemmatimonas sp.:
- a CDS encoding protein kinase — protein MTDTPERLTTALGRSYRLERELGAGGMATVYLAHDIKHERDVAIKVLRADVAQSLGAERFLREIRMAARLSHPHILPLFDSGQVEDTLYYVMPVVRGESLRDRLDRERMLPVEDAVRIAAEVAGALEHAHRSGVVHRDIKPDNILLQDGHALVADFGIGKALGAVDPATATQTGMSVGTPAYMSPEQASGEAVDGRSDLYSLGCVLYEMLVGEQPFTGATVQAVIAKRFVQTPADVTGLREGISRTVANAVQKALARAPMDRYATAALFVTALQEVDSVTAKPAPPAQSLAVMAFVNRSGDADNQFFSDGLSEDLINALTALPGLHVASRTSAFRFRGSELDIREIGDQLNVACVLEGSVRRVGSKLRVTAQLVSVETGFQLWSERYDREMADVFEIQDEIVASIVSALMPTLLAGGVVPPAVPAVRRSTENLEAYELYLKGRHYWHQRSPATVRIAIQQFEQAIALDADYALAYCGLADCYGILRVYGWVAPHAIRDKAKAAVDRAMTIDASLAEANFSKAFYTFYFERKWREARPYFARSIEINPRASLHLMYFALFASMEYRADEVEQLLARSVALDPLSPFLHGLRSTAYYTMGMHEPALAAAQRAIELQPDYLLGVWTHGLALCALGRYTEGIAQLERAVAMSRAPFFVCVLGLGLGLAGRAEDARLLLAELDDRASRGEYVPPFTRLALHVGLGDLVHVRRELAAALEEVTPPFSFRVTSGVFLDRYRSDPEVARLLDAWFAGERMDRES, from the coding sequence ATGACCGATACGCCGGAACGCCTCACCACCGCCCTTGGCCGCAGCTACCGCCTCGAGCGTGAGCTCGGCGCCGGCGGTATGGCCACCGTGTACCTCGCGCACGACATCAAGCACGAGCGCGATGTCGCCATCAAGGTGCTGCGTGCCGACGTCGCCCAATCGCTCGGCGCCGAGCGATTCCTGCGCGAGATCCGCATGGCTGCCCGGCTCAGTCATCCGCACATCCTGCCACTGTTCGACTCGGGGCAGGTGGAGGACACCCTGTACTACGTGATGCCGGTGGTGCGCGGGGAGTCGCTGCGCGACCGCTTGGATCGTGAACGCATGCTGCCCGTGGAGGACGCCGTGCGCATCGCCGCCGAAGTCGCTGGCGCGCTGGAGCACGCGCACCGGAGCGGGGTGGTGCACCGCGACATCAAGCCCGACAACATCTTGCTGCAAGACGGGCATGCGCTCGTCGCCGACTTCGGCATCGGCAAGGCGCTTGGCGCCGTCGATCCCGCGACGGCCACACAAACCGGCATGAGTGTCGGGACCCCCGCCTACATGAGTCCCGAGCAGGCGTCAGGCGAAGCCGTCGACGGCCGCAGCGATCTGTATTCGCTGGGGTGCGTGCTGTACGAGATGCTGGTGGGCGAGCAGCCGTTCACCGGGGCCACGGTGCAGGCGGTGATCGCCAAGCGCTTCGTGCAAACGCCGGCCGACGTGACCGGGCTGCGTGAAGGAATTTCGCGGACGGTGGCGAACGCGGTGCAGAAGGCGTTGGCGAGGGCGCCCATGGATCGCTACGCCACCGCCGCCCTGTTCGTCACGGCGCTGCAGGAAGTGGACAGCGTGACCGCCAAACCCGCACCGCCGGCGCAGTCGCTGGCCGTGATGGCGTTCGTCAATCGCAGCGGCGACGCCGACAATCAGTTCTTCTCCGATGGCCTCAGTGAAGATCTCATCAACGCACTCACCGCGCTGCCCGGGCTGCACGTGGCATCGCGGACCTCGGCCTTCCGCTTTCGCGGCAGCGAGTTGGACATCCGCGAGATCGGCGACCAGCTCAACGTCGCCTGCGTGCTGGAAGGGAGCGTGCGACGCGTGGGCTCCAAACTCCGCGTCACCGCGCAACTGGTGAGTGTAGAGACCGGCTTTCAGCTCTGGTCGGAGCGGTACGATCGCGAGATGGCCGACGTGTTCGAGATCCAGGACGAGATCGTCGCGTCGATCGTGAGTGCGTTGATGCCGACGCTGCTGGCCGGGGGCGTGGTGCCGCCAGCAGTACCCGCGGTGCGTCGCTCGACCGAAAACCTCGAGGCCTACGAGTTGTACCTCAAGGGGCGGCACTACTGGCACCAGCGGTCGCCGGCCACGGTGCGCATCGCGATCCAGCAGTTCGAGCAGGCCATCGCCCTCGATGCCGACTATGCCTTGGCGTACTGCGGCCTCGCCGACTGCTATGGCATCCTGCGCGTGTACGGATGGGTGGCACCCCACGCCATCCGGGACAAGGCGAAGGCTGCCGTGGATCGCGCAATGACCATCGATGCGTCGCTGGCCGAGGCGAACTTCTCGAAGGCGTTCTACACGTTCTACTTCGAACGGAAGTGGCGCGAGGCGCGGCCCTATTTCGCCCGATCCATCGAGATCAATCCGCGCGCGTCGTTGCATCTGATGTACTTCGCGCTGTTCGCGTCGATGGAGTACCGCGCCGACGAGGTCGAGCAGTTGCTCGCGCGCAGCGTGGCGCTTGATCCGTTGTCGCCCTTCCTGCATGGCCTCCGGTCCACGGCCTACTACACGATGGGCATGCACGAGCCAGCGCTGGCGGCGGCGCAACGGGCGATCGAGTTGCAGCCCGACTACCTGCTCGGGGTCTGGACGCACGGGCTCGCGTTGTGCGCGCTCGGGCGGTATACCGAGGGTATCGCGCAGCTCGAGCGTGCGGTGGCGATGTCACGGGCGCCGTTCTTCGTGTGCGTACTGGGACTGGGGTTGGGGCTGGCTGGTCGCGCGGAAGACGCGCGGCTCTTGCTCGCCGAGCTCGACGATCGGGCCTCGCGCGGCGAGTACGTGCCCCCGTTCACACGGCTGGCCCTCCATGTGGGGCTCGGCGACCTGGTGCACGTCCGCCGCGAGCTCGCCGCCGCGCTGGAGGAGGTCACGCCGCCGTTCAGCTTTCGGGTCACGAGTGGGGTGTTCCTCGACCGCTATCGCAGCGACCCCGAGGTCGCGCGGCTGCTCGATGCCTGGTTTGCCGGGGAGCGCATGGACCGGGAGAGTTGA
- a CDS encoding PIN domain-containing protein, whose product MSGGKVFFDTNVLVYAQDLDAPHKRERSRQLMAEVAAAGGGVISTQVLQEYYVTATRKLGVTPLAAKSVVQSFRMFEIVQLSPDLIEQAIDRSVLSQLSFWDALIVAASAASGCTTIYSEDLNAGQVIGGVRVVNPFG is encoded by the coding sequence ATGAGCGGCGGTAAGGTCTTTTTCGATACGAACGTGTTGGTGTACGCGCAGGATCTTGATGCGCCGCACAAGCGTGAACGCAGTCGCCAGCTGATGGCGGAGGTGGCGGCGGCGGGCGGCGGTGTGATCTCGACCCAGGTGCTGCAGGAGTACTACGTCACCGCCACGCGCAAACTGGGTGTCACACCGCTGGCCGCGAAGTCTGTCGTGCAATCGTTCCGCATGTTCGAGATTGTGCAGCTCTCGCCCGATCTGATCGAGCAGGCCATCGATCGGTCGGTGCTGAGCCAGCTCTCGTTTTGGGATGCCCTCATCGTGGCCGCATCGGCCGCCAGCGGGTGCACGACGATCTACAGTGAAGACTTGAATGCTGGACAGGTGATTGGCGGTGTGAGGGTGGTGAATCCGTTCGGATAA
- a CDS encoding protein kinase yields the protein MTPPSDRLTAALSRSYRIDRELGAGGMATVYLAHDLKHERDVAIKVLHPDLGAALGAERFLSEIKTTAKLQHPHILPLLDSGAADGLLYYVMPLVKGETLRTRLERESQLPVADALLIAREVADALSEAHGQGIVHRDIKPENILLQGGHALVADFGIALAVQQAGGQRMTQTGLSLGTPQYMAPEQAMGDRAVDHRADQYALAAVTYEMLTSEPPHTGTNPQAIVAKLLTEAVRPATVLRPSVPAHVDAAIRRALEKLPADRFASTKGFADALERPGLTGDTGFAAAARPQPRWRRLLSSPLWAAAGVAALAAAVGITQRTAAPTLPVVRFSLPLADAQAGSILGTGEMLAIAPDGSAIAYIAATASNGLLYVRRLDELTPRALPGTEGSRAPFFSPDGKWVAFVARGKLRKVSVEGGPVTELTDGSILPDNTGGVWTPAGDVIFSRTNDTKFAEAILLRVPATGGPISPFGRRDSTLGEVSSPIMAPDGKTMVGIWVQSRIKAGSVTPLCLLGPDGELTRLEVGAERPLGFVDDRLIYLRNDGTIMAVPIDLSARKLTGPPTALLEAVSSPVMSASGTLMYSPGQPATTAVLVDEAGAATPLVGEPRQFGNPRYSPDGRRVAFDIGSPQGRDIWIFEIASATLTRLTSAGSNVRPEWSPDGQRVLYRQVTPRKGIWWQPANGSGAPELLVEVPGGPNEGVISPDGRTLMYRTDEGTGDQHIITMPMDKSAPPTPLVTRAVNWAPRFSPNGQWIAYSSDESGTAEIYVRPFPGPGGRIQVSNEGGSEPVWSRDGRTLYYRQGDALIAAAVSATPTFTVQSRRQLFVGPYEASGPHATYDVAPDGKHLLMLKAREDRAPVVMVLNWAAEVRARLQAP from the coding sequence GTGACTCCCCCTTCCGACCGCCTCACCGCCGCCCTTAGCCGCAGCTACCGCATTGACCGCGAGCTCGGCGCCGGCGGCATGGCCACCGTGTATCTCGCGCACGACCTCAAGCACGAGCGCGACGTGGCCATCAAGGTGCTGCACCCCGATCTCGGGGCGGCGCTCGGCGCCGAGCGGTTCCTGAGCGAAATCAAGACCACCGCCAAGCTGCAGCATCCGCACATTCTGCCGCTGCTGGATTCCGGCGCGGCGGATGGGTTGCTGTACTACGTGATGCCGCTGGTGAAGGGCGAAACGCTGCGCACGCGCCTCGAGCGCGAGTCGCAGCTGCCGGTGGCCGACGCGCTGCTCATTGCCCGCGAAGTGGCCGACGCGCTCAGCGAGGCGCACGGACAGGGGATCGTGCACCGCGACATCAAGCCCGAGAACATTCTCCTGCAGGGCGGCCACGCCCTCGTGGCCGACTTCGGCATCGCGCTGGCGGTGCAGCAGGCGGGCGGGCAGCGCATGACGCAAACCGGCCTCTCGTTGGGCACGCCGCAGTACATGGCCCCCGAGCAGGCCATGGGCGACAGGGCGGTGGATCACCGCGCCGACCAGTATGCGCTGGCCGCCGTGACCTACGAGATGCTCACCAGCGAACCGCCGCACACGGGTACCAACCCGCAGGCGATCGTGGCCAAGCTGCTCACCGAGGCGGTGCGCCCGGCGACCGTGCTGCGCCCGTCGGTGCCGGCGCATGTAGACGCGGCCATCCGCCGCGCACTGGAGAAGCTGCCGGCCGACCGCTTCGCGTCCACGAAGGGCTTTGCCGATGCCCTCGAACGGCCGGGGCTCACGGGCGACACCGGGTTCGCCGCCGCCGCGCGGCCGCAGCCGCGGTGGCGGAGGCTGCTCTCCTCTCCGCTGTGGGCCGCGGCCGGCGTCGCGGCGCTGGCGGCGGCAGTCGGCATCACACAGCGAACGGCCGCCCCCACGCTGCCCGTGGTCCGCTTCTCGCTGCCGCTGGCCGACGCCCAGGCCGGGAGCATCCTTGGCACCGGCGAGATGCTCGCCATCGCCCCCGACGGCAGCGCCATCGCCTACATCGCCGCCACGGCCAGCAACGGCTTGCTGTATGTGCGCCGGCTCGACGAGCTCACCCCGCGGGCGCTGCCGGGCACCGAGGGCTCGCGCGCGCCCTTCTTCTCCCCCGACGGCAAGTGGGTCGCCTTTGTGGCGCGCGGCAAGCTGCGGAAGGTGTCGGTGGAGGGGGGCCCCGTGACCGAGCTCACCGATGGCAGCATCCTCCCCGACAACACGGGCGGCGTGTGGACCCCCGCCGGCGACGTCATCTTCTCGCGCACCAACGATACCAAGTTCGCCGAAGCGATCCTGCTGCGCGTCCCGGCAACCGGCGGCCCGATCAGCCCCTTCGGGCGTCGTGACAGCACGCTGGGGGAGGTGTCGAGTCCGATCATGGCGCCCGATGGCAAGACGATGGTCGGTATCTGGGTCCAGTCGCGCATCAAGGCGGGGTCGGTCACCCCGCTCTGTCTGCTCGGCCCCGATGGCGAGCTCACGCGCCTCGAGGTCGGGGCCGAGCGACCACTCGGCTTCGTGGATGATCGGCTCATCTACCTGCGCAACGACGGCACCATCATGGCCGTCCCCATCGACCTGAGCGCGCGCAAGCTCACCGGGCCGCCCACCGCACTCCTCGAGGCGGTGAGCAGTCCGGTCATGTCCGCCTCCGGTACGCTCATGTACTCGCCGGGGCAGCCGGCCACGACGGCTGTGCTCGTCGACGAGGCCGGCGCCGCCACGCCTCTGGTTGGCGAGCCGCGCCAGTTCGGCAACCCGCGTTATTCCCCCGATGGCCGGCGGGTGGCCTTCGATATCGGCAGCCCGCAGGGGCGTGACATCTGGATCTTCGAGATCGCCTCGGCCACCCTCACCCGGCTCACCTCCGCCGGCAGCAACGTGCGGCCGGAGTGGAGCCCCGACGGTCAGCGCGTGCTCTATCGGCAGGTCACGCCGCGCAAAGGCATCTGGTGGCAGCCCGCCAATGGCAGTGGCGCGCCAGAGTTGCTCGTGGAGGTGCCGGGCGGACCGAACGAAGGGGTGATCTCCCCCGACGGGCGCACGCTCATGTATCGCACCGACGAGGGGACCGGCGACCAGCACATCATCACCATGCCGATGGACAAGTCGGCGCCGCCCACGCCGCTGGTCACAAGGGCGGTCAACTGGGCCCCCCGGTTCTCCCCGAACGGCCAGTGGATTGCCTACAGCTCCGACGAGTCGGGAACGGCGGAGATCTACGTGCGCCCCTTCCCCGGCCCGGGCGGGCGCATTCAGGTCTCGAACGAGGGCGGAAGCGAACCGGTGTGGTCGCGTGACGGGCGCACGTTGTACTACCGGCAGGGCGATGCCCTGATCGCCGCGGCGGTATCGGCGACACCGACCTTTACCGTGCAGTCACGCCGGCAGCTGTTCGTGGGCCCCTATGAGGCCTCGGGCCCCCACGCCACCTACGACGTAGCGCCCGATGGCAAGCACCTGCTCATGCTCAAGGCCAGGGAGGATCGGGCGCCGGTCGTGATGGTGCTGAACTGGGCGGCCGAAGTGCGGGCCCGGCTCCAGGCGCCGTGA
- a CDS encoding Arc family DNA-binding protein has protein sequence MAILNIKNLPDALYERLKARAEQQHRSVAQEVTHILDQVLGGAEPLSILDLQGLGKSAWAGTDAVAHVDAERRAWD, from the coding sequence GTGGCTATTCTCAACATCAAGAATCTTCCCGACGCCCTGTACGAGCGACTCAAGGCTCGCGCCGAGCAGCAGCATCGGTCGGTGGCGCAGGAAGTCACGCACATCCTCGATCAGGTGCTGGGGGGCGCTGAGCCGCTCTCCATTCTCGACCTGCAGGGTCTTGGCAAGTCGGCGTGGGCCGGAACCGATGCGGTCGCGCACGTGGACGCCGAGCGCCGCGCGTGGGATTGA
- a CDS encoding PIN domain-containing protein: protein MGLTEAAGSGPIAVDTALFIYFIEEHPRFLAPVRALFARADAGDQEIVTSALTLLEVLVVPYRAGDRALAARYDALLTRSRGVKVVDLTRDQLRTAARLRAQYPTLRTPDAMQLAAAIGAGCTTFVTNDRRLPSPDGVRVLQLSECE, encoded by the coding sequence GTGGGATTGACCGAGGCGGCGGGGTCGGGCCCGATCGCCGTCGATACGGCGCTCTTCATCTACTTCATCGAGGAGCACCCGCGATTTCTTGCGCCGGTCCGTGCACTCTTCGCCAGGGCAGATGCGGGCGATCAGGAGATTGTCACCTCGGCGTTGACCCTGCTCGAAGTGCTGGTGGTGCCGTATCGCGCCGGCGACCGGGCGCTCGCCGCGAGGTATGACGCGCTGCTGACCCGATCGCGCGGGGTGAAGGTGGTGGACCTGACGCGGGATCAGTTGCGGACCGCAGCGCGGCTCCGGGCGCAGTACCCCACCCTCCGCACCCCTGATGCCATGCAGCTGGCGGCGGCCATTGGCGCGGGGTGCACCACGTTTGTCACCAACGACCGGCGTCTGCCGTCACCGGACGGAGTGCGCGTGCTGCAACTCTCGGAGTGCGAATGA
- a CDS encoding protein kinase: MTTMSRLTTALHNRYRVERELGQGGMATVYLAHDLRHERDVAIKVLHPDLGAALGAERFLSEIKTTARLQHPHILPLLDSGAADGLLYYVMPYVRGETLRARLERETQLPIADAVRIATEVAEALQAAHALGIVHRDIKPENILLQDGHALVADFGIALAVQQAGGQRITQTGLSLGTPAYMSPEQAGAEKTLDGRSDQYALAAVLYEMLAGAPPFTGPSVAAVMARLMTERPRPVHEQRASVPPAVSAAVGRALEKLPADRFASCAEFARALGDSHTARADAVGAPASARSRWRPAVGIAAAALLAAGAWWMGQQRRRDDDRVAVQGALLVPPRLSFARSLGDRAIGVTDDGREVIYSARAGNDDPVSRLYIQRIDEDSATLIPGSEDLTAPTPSPDGRWLAANNASGRLVVIPLRGGAADLRPLVDGTFNFLAWADDGTLVLSRGDFLSVERLDPATRTLTTLVRVPDPGVWVQAVLAGGDRALVVRGGNSAKTGTLAVLDLATGTLATVLDAQVAAARLTPGFLAVQVAGGDVQLVPFDERRGTVTGAPVTVARGVFQVGGNGSTQLAAARRHPMIVYGGRDLTRLVLVDNDGGATPVTTRSGEWHRPTFSPDGRRLLADLSGEDGRNVWAIDLASGVPTRATTARNGHDAIWAPDGRSFVFLSDESGPLGLRRGTLDAAARPESLYTGPLAGAPTGWHPGSGDLLVSAVPAGRSNMDVLRIGAAGRGPVSTLYGEATSDEISGAISPDGRWLAYGSDVGGRSRVYVRPANGAGPAVTVTPDGGSEPLWSRDGRTLYFRMIDGRGERMGVARVEPGAELRITPATTRFPIDRYSPATPHTNFDVAPDGSRFVFVEAGEISRIVLVHELEALYRQRQGAR, encoded by the coding sequence ATGACGACCATGTCGCGTCTCACCACCGCCCTGCATAACCGCTACCGTGTTGAGCGTGAACTCGGGCAGGGCGGCATGGCTACCGTGTACCTCGCGCACGACCTGCGCCATGAGCGCGATGTGGCCATCAAGGTGCTGCATCCGGATCTTGGCGCCGCCCTCGGCGCCGAGCGGTTCCTGAGCGAAATCAAGACCACCGCCAGGCTGCAGCACCCGCACATTCTGCCGCTGCTCGACAGTGGTGCCGCGGATGGCCTGCTGTACTACGTCATGCCCTACGTGCGCGGCGAAACGCTGCGCGCGCGGCTCGAGCGGGAAACCCAGCTGCCGATTGCCGACGCTGTGCGCATCGCCACCGAGGTGGCCGAGGCGCTGCAGGCGGCGCATGCCCTCGGCATCGTGCACCGCGACATCAAGCCCGAGAATATCCTGCTGCAGGACGGGCACGCCCTGGTGGCCGATTTCGGCATCGCGCTCGCGGTGCAGCAGGCGGGCGGGCAGCGCATCACGCAGACGGGGCTGTCGCTGGGCACCCCCGCCTACATGAGCCCCGAGCAGGCCGGCGCCGAGAAGACGCTGGATGGCCGCAGCGACCAATACGCGCTGGCAGCGGTGCTGTACGAGATGCTCGCTGGGGCGCCGCCCTTCACCGGCCCGTCCGTGGCGGCGGTGATGGCGCGACTCATGACCGAGCGTCCGAGGCCGGTGCATGAGCAGCGTGCGTCGGTGCCGCCCGCCGTCTCCGCTGCGGTGGGCCGCGCGCTGGAAAAGCTCCCGGCCGACCGGTTCGCCAGCTGCGCCGAGTTCGCGCGGGCACTGGGGGACTCCCACACCGCGCGGGCTGATGCGGTTGGCGCACCGGCGAGCGCTCGCAGCCGGTGGCGGCCAGCCGTGGGCATCGCCGCCGCCGCCCTGCTGGCCGCCGGCGCCTGGTGGATGGGGCAGCAGAGGCGCCGCGACGACGATCGCGTGGCGGTGCAGGGGGCCCTGTTGGTGCCCCCGCGCCTGAGCTTCGCCCGCTCGCTGGGCGACCGGGCCATCGGTGTCACCGACGATGGGCGCGAGGTGATCTACAGCGCCCGCGCCGGGAACGATGACCCGGTCTCGCGCCTCTACATCCAGCGCATCGATGAGGACAGCGCCACGCTCATCCCCGGCTCGGAAGACCTGACGGCGCCTACGCCGTCCCCCGACGGTCGCTGGCTGGCGGCCAACAATGCGAGTGGCCGGCTGGTGGTCATCCCCTTGCGCGGCGGCGCCGCCGACCTGCGCCCTTTGGTGGACGGGACCTTCAACTTCCTGGCGTGGGCCGACGACGGTACGCTGGTGCTTTCCCGAGGGGACTTCCTTAGTGTCGAGCGGCTCGACCCCGCGACGCGCACCCTCACCACGCTGGTCAGGGTGCCCGATCCGGGGGTCTGGGTGCAGGCGGTGCTGGCGGGTGGAGACCGCGCGCTGGTCGTGCGGGGGGGGAACTCAGCCAAGACCGGGACGCTGGCCGTGCTCGACCTGGCCACCGGGACCCTGGCGACCGTCCTCGACGCACAGGTCGCGGCGGCGCGCCTCACCCCCGGGTTTCTCGCCGTGCAAGTCGCCGGTGGCGATGTGCAGCTGGTGCCGTTCGACGAGCGGCGCGGCACGGTGACCGGGGCGCCCGTCACCGTGGCGCGCGGCGTCTTCCAGGTGGGCGGCAACGGCTCCACGCAACTCGCGGCGGCGCGTCGCCATCCCATGATCGTCTATGGCGGCCGCGATCTGACCCGCCTCGTGCTGGTGGATAACGACGGGGGCGCCACGCCGGTGACCACCCGCTCCGGAGAGTGGCACCGGCCCACCTTCTCCCCCGACGGCCGTCGCCTGCTGGCCGACCTCTCCGGCGAAGACGGTCGCAACGTCTGGGCCATCGACCTCGCGAGCGGGGTCCCCACCCGTGCAACGACCGCCCGCAACGGCCACGATGCCATCTGGGCCCCCGACGGACGGAGCTTCGTGTTCCTGTCCGACGAGTCGGGGCCGCTTGGCCTGCGCCGAGGCACCCTCGACGCCGCCGCGCGCCCCGAGTCGCTGTACACCGGTCCGCTCGCCGGGGCACCGACCGGCTGGCACCCGGGAAGCGGTGATCTTCTCGTGTCGGCCGTCCCCGCCGGGCGCAGCAACATGGACGTGCTGCGCATCGGCGCGGCGGGGCGCGGCCCGGTCTCCACTCTGTACGGCGAGGCCACCTCCGACGAGATCTCCGGCGCCATTTCCCCGGATGGTCGTTGGCTGGCCTACGGGTCCGATGTCGGCGGTCGCTCGCGCGTCTACGTCCGCCCAGCCAATGGCGCCGGGCCCGCCGTGACCGTCACCCCCGATGGCGGCAGTGAGCCACTCTGGTCGCGCGACGGCCGTACGCTGTACTTCCGGATGATCGACGGACGCGGCGAGCGCATGGGCGTCGCGCGGGTCGAGCCCGGGGCGGAGCTGCGCATTACCCCCGCGACCACGCGCTTTCCAATCGATCGCTACTCTCCCGCCACCCCGCACACGAACTTCGACGTGGCCCCCGACGGCAGCCGCTTCGTGTTCGTCGAGGCTGGCGAAATCAGCCGGATCGTGCTGGTGCACGAGTTGGAGGCGCTCTATCGCCAGCGCCAGGGGGCGCGATGA
- the argF gene encoding ornithine carbamoyltransferase yields MHAPSGAARPHRDFLNIADFTPAETFALLDLAERMRAGTYDARPLAGKALAMLFMKSSTRTRMSFEVGAIQLGGTAHFLSPRDVQIGRGEPIADTARVLSRYVQGIMIRTFAHQDVVELAEYASVPVINGLTDLSHPCQILADVLTVQQHLGDIRGKTVAWIGDGNNMANSWIEAAAHLGFALRVACPEGYEPDAQFLAQAEATGGDVRLLRDPREAVEAADVVTTDVWASMGQEEEQGRRAMAFALYQVDADLMARARRHAIFLHCLPAHRGEEVTADVIDGPQSVVWDEAENRLHIQKAIMAALMGNVPL; encoded by the coding sequence ATGCACGCACCGTCCGGGGCCGCGCGCCCGCACCGCGACTTTCTGAACATCGCCGACTTCACGCCGGCGGAGACGTTCGCCCTGCTCGACCTCGCCGAGCGCATGCGAGCCGGGACGTACGACGCCAGGCCACTCGCCGGGAAGGCGCTGGCCATGCTGTTCATGAAGTCCTCCACCCGCACGCGCATGTCGTTCGAGGTGGGCGCCATTCAGCTGGGCGGCACGGCGCACTTCCTTTCTCCGCGCGACGTGCAGATCGGCCGGGGGGAGCCCATCGCCGACACCGCGCGGGTGCTGTCACGCTATGTGCAGGGCATCATGATCCGCACCTTCGCGCATCAGGATGTCGTCGAACTCGCCGAGTACGCGAGCGTGCCGGTCATCAATGGCCTCACCGATCTGTCGCACCCCTGTCAGATCCTCGCCGATGTCCTCACGGTGCAGCAGCATCTGGGCGACATCCGCGGCAAGACCGTGGCGTGGATCGGCGACGGCAACAACATGGCCAACTCCTGGATCGAGGCGGCTGCGCATCTTGGCTTCGCGTTGCGCGTGGCGTGTCCCGAGGGGTATGAGCCCGATGCCCAGTTCCTCGCCCAGGCCGAGGCCACGGGCGGCGATGTGCGACTGCTGCGCGATCCGCGCGAGGCAGTGGAGGCCGCCGATGTCGTGACCACCGATGTCTGGGCCTCCATGGGGCAGGAGGAGGAACAGGGCAGGCGGGCGATGGCATTCGCACTATATCAGGTGGATGCCGACCTCATGGCCCGCGCCCGACGTCACGCGATCTTCCTGCACTGTCTGCCGGCGCACCGCGGCGAAGAAGTCACCGCCGACGTGATCGACGGCCCCCAGAGCGTGGTGTGGGACGAAGCCGAAAACCGTCTGCACATCCAGAAGGCCATCATGGCCGCGCTCATGGGCAACGTGCCCCTCTGA
- the bcp gene encoding thioredoxin-dependent thiol peroxidase, with translation MPIAAGQPAPDFTLPTDSGESLTLSSLRGQWVVLYAYPKDDTSGCTTEACEFRDLFPKFKKGKHQAVVLGISPDSVKSHQKFKTKYALPFTLLADEDKVALQAYDIWKEKSMYGRKYMGVERTTFVINPEGVIAHVFEKVKPAGHAEAVMAVIG, from the coding sequence ATGCCCATCGCTGCCGGTCAGCCCGCCCCCGACTTCACGCTCCCCACCGACTCCGGCGAGTCGCTCACGCTCTCCTCGCTGCGCGGCCAGTGGGTGGTGCTGTACGCCTATCCCAAGGACGACACCTCCGGCTGCACCACCGAGGCGTGCGAGTTCCGCGATCTCTTCCCGAAGTTCAAGAAGGGCAAGCACCAGGCTGTCGTGCTTGGCATCAGCCCCGATTCCGTCAAGAGCCACCAGAAGTTCAAGACCAAGTACGCGCTCCCCTTCACGCTGCTCGCCGATGAGGACAAGGTCGCACTGCAGGCCTATGACATCTGGAAGGAGAAGAGCATGTACGGACGCAAGTACATGGGCGTCGAGCGCACCACCTTCGTCATCAACCCCGAGGGCGTCATTGCCCACGTGTTCGAAAAGGTGAAGCCCGCCGGCCACGCCGAAGCGGTCATGGCCGTCATCGGCTGA